The following proteins come from a genomic window of Salvia hispanica cultivar TCC Black 2014 chromosome 4, UniMelb_Shisp_WGS_1.0, whole genome shotgun sequence:
- the LOC125221762 gene encoding uncharacterized WD repeat-containing protein C2A9.03-like isoform X1, with amino-acid sequence MEQFPNHELEYIVDDYYDITDFEDDNDSPRIGSSSMDGDSSDSDFEDDFELNNPMTDTSALEVKKGKDIQGIPWGRLNFTREEYRESRLKQYKNYECLSLSREDLEKECQKVEKGHNFYDFQFNTRMVKSTIVHFQLRNLLWATSKHDVYLTQNYSVMHWSSMLRKSREVLNVARPVVPTLNSPGSMAQTVSRVQISTMTVKDNLMVAGGFQGEVMCKYLNQPGVAFCTKVATDENAITNSVDVYNNPSGAMRVITANNDAQVRVLDGGNFKCLNRFTFPWSVNNISASPDGKLLAVLGDSPECLLADAQSGKVVSNLKGHLDYSFASAWHPDGNILATGNQDTTCRLWDVRNLSESVQVLKGRMGAIRAIRFTSDGRFMAMAEPADFVHVFDTKSDYAAGQEIDLFGEIAGISFSPDADALFVGVSDRTYGSLLEFNRRSYDSYLNCIF; translated from the exons ATGGAGCAATTTCCCAACCACGAGCTCGAGTATATTGTCGACGATTACTACGACATAACTGATTTCGAGGATGACAACGATTCTCCGAGGATCGGAAGTAGTTCCATGGATGGTGACTCATCTGACTCCGATTTTGAGGACGATTTTGAGCTG AACAATCCAATGACTGATACATCAGCTTTAGAAGTCAAGAAAGGCAAGGATATTCAAGGAATTCCATGGGGAAGGCTCAATTTTACTAGAGAGGAGTACCGTGAATCCCGTTTGAAGCAATACAAGAATTATGAGTGTCTGTCGCTCAGCCGTGAAGATCTTGAGAAG GAGTGCCAAAAAGTGGAGAAAGGCCACAACTTCTACGATTTCCAGTTCAATACAAGGATGGTCAAATCCACAATCGTCCATTTTCAG CTGAGGAACCTACTATGGGCAACCTCAAAGCACGACGTTTATCTGACCCAAAATTACTCTGTGATGCACTGGTCATCAATGCTCAGGAAGAGTCGAGAAGTACTTAATGTTGCTCGGCCTGTTGTACCAACCCTG AACTCCCCTGGATCTATGGCTCAGACTGTTTCACGAGTTCAAATAAGCACCATGACCGTGAAGGACAACCTAATGGTGGCCGGTGGTTTCCAAGGAGAGGTTATGTGCAAG TATCTAAACCAACCTGGGGTTGCCTTCTGCACTAAAGTAGCCACAGATGAAAACGCTATCACCAACTCTGTCGACGTTTATAACAACCCCAGTGGCGCGATGAGGGTTATCACTGCGAACAATGATGCCCAAGTGAGGGTTTTGGATGGCGGAAACTTCAAGTGCCTGAATCGTTTCACGTTCCCGTGGTCTGTTAAT AACATCTCCGCGAGTCCGGATGGGAAGTTGCTTGCAGTTCTTGGTGACAGCCCCGAATGTTTACTAGCAGACGCTCAATCGGGGAAG GTTGTCAGCAACCTAAAAGGGCATCTGGACTACTCATTTGCGTCGGCCTGGCACCCAGATGGAAACATTTTGGCCACAGGGAACCAAGACACGACGTGCAGGCTGTGGGACGTGAGGAACCTATCCGAGTCCGTGCAGGTGCTCAAGGGAAGGATGGGTGCTATCAGGGCCATCCGGTTTACATCAGACGGTCGGTTCATGGCCATGGCTGAGCCAGCCGACTTCGTGCATGTGTTTGACACGAAATCGGACTATGCAGCAGGGCAGGAGATCGACCTGTTTGGTGAAATAGCCGGCATCTCCTTCAGCCCGGATGCAGACGCCTTGTTTGTGGGCGTTTCGGACCGGACATACGGCAGTTTGTTGGAGTTCAATAGGAGAAGTTATGACAGCTACCTTAACTGCATCTTTTAG
- the LOC125221762 gene encoding uncharacterized WD repeat-containing protein C2A9.03-like isoform X3, protein MLRNLLWATSKHDVYLTQNYSVMHWSSMLRKSREVLNVARPVVPTLNSPGSMAQTVSRVQISTMTVKDNLMVAGGFQGEVMCKYLNQPGVAFCTKVATDENAITNSVDVYNNPSGAMRVITANNDAQVRVLDGGNFKCLNRFTFPWSVNNISASPDGKLLAVLGDSPECLLADAQSGKVVSNLKGHLDYSFASAWHPDGNILATGNQDTTCRLWDVRNLSESVQVLKGRMGAIRAIRFTSDGRFMAMAEPADFVHVFDTKSDYAAGQEIDLFGEIAGISFSPDADALFVGVSDRTYGSLLEFNRRSYDSYLNCIF, encoded by the exons ATG CTGAGGAACCTACTATGGGCAACCTCAAAGCACGACGTTTATCTGACCCAAAATTACTCTGTGATGCACTGGTCATCAATGCTCAGGAAGAGTCGAGAAGTACTTAATGTTGCTCGGCCTGTTGTACCAACCCTG AACTCCCCTGGATCTATGGCTCAGACTGTTTCACGAGTTCAAATAAGCACCATGACCGTGAAGGACAACCTAATGGTGGCCGGTGGTTTCCAAGGAGAGGTTATGTGCAAG TATCTAAACCAACCTGGGGTTGCCTTCTGCACTAAAGTAGCCACAGATGAAAACGCTATCACCAACTCTGTCGACGTTTATAACAACCCCAGTGGCGCGATGAGGGTTATCACTGCGAACAATGATGCCCAAGTGAGGGTTTTGGATGGCGGAAACTTCAAGTGCCTGAATCGTTTCACGTTCCCGTGGTCTGTTAAT AACATCTCCGCGAGTCCGGATGGGAAGTTGCTTGCAGTTCTTGGTGACAGCCCCGAATGTTTACTAGCAGACGCTCAATCGGGGAAG GTTGTCAGCAACCTAAAAGGGCATCTGGACTACTCATTTGCGTCGGCCTGGCACCCAGATGGAAACATTTTGGCCACAGGGAACCAAGACACGACGTGCAGGCTGTGGGACGTGAGGAACCTATCCGAGTCCGTGCAGGTGCTCAAGGGAAGGATGGGTGCTATCAGGGCCATCCGGTTTACATCAGACGGTCGGTTCATGGCCATGGCTGAGCCAGCCGACTTCGTGCATGTGTTTGACACGAAATCGGACTATGCAGCAGGGCAGGAGATCGACCTGTTTGGTGAAATAGCCGGCATCTCCTTCAGCCCGGATGCAGACGCCTTGTTTGTGGGCGTTTCGGACCGGACATACGGCAGTTTGTTGGAGTTCAATAGGAGAAGTTATGACAGCTACCTTAACTGCATCTTTTAG
- the LOC125221762 gene encoding uncharacterized WD repeat-containing protein C2A9.03-like isoform X2 has product MHIHGLRNLLWATSKHDVYLTQNYSVMHWSSMLRKSREVLNVARPVVPTLNSPGSMAQTVSRVQISTMTVKDNLMVAGGFQGEVMCKYLNQPGVAFCTKVATDENAITNSVDVYNNPSGAMRVITANNDAQVRVLDGGNFKCLNRFTFPWSVNNISASPDGKLLAVLGDSPECLLADAQSGKVVSNLKGHLDYSFASAWHPDGNILATGNQDTTCRLWDVRNLSESVQVLKGRMGAIRAIRFTSDGRFMAMAEPADFVHVFDTKSDYAAGQEIDLFGEIAGISFSPDADALFVGVSDRTYGSLLEFNRRSYDSYLNCIF; this is encoded by the exons ATGCACATCCATGGT CTGAGGAACCTACTATGGGCAACCTCAAAGCACGACGTTTATCTGACCCAAAATTACTCTGTGATGCACTGGTCATCAATGCTCAGGAAGAGTCGAGAAGTACTTAATGTTGCTCGGCCTGTTGTACCAACCCTG AACTCCCCTGGATCTATGGCTCAGACTGTTTCACGAGTTCAAATAAGCACCATGACCGTGAAGGACAACCTAATGGTGGCCGGTGGTTTCCAAGGAGAGGTTATGTGCAAG TATCTAAACCAACCTGGGGTTGCCTTCTGCACTAAAGTAGCCACAGATGAAAACGCTATCACCAACTCTGTCGACGTTTATAACAACCCCAGTGGCGCGATGAGGGTTATCACTGCGAACAATGATGCCCAAGTGAGGGTTTTGGATGGCGGAAACTTCAAGTGCCTGAATCGTTTCACGTTCCCGTGGTCTGTTAAT AACATCTCCGCGAGTCCGGATGGGAAGTTGCTTGCAGTTCTTGGTGACAGCCCCGAATGTTTACTAGCAGACGCTCAATCGGGGAAG GTTGTCAGCAACCTAAAAGGGCATCTGGACTACTCATTTGCGTCGGCCTGGCACCCAGATGGAAACATTTTGGCCACAGGGAACCAAGACACGACGTGCAGGCTGTGGGACGTGAGGAACCTATCCGAGTCCGTGCAGGTGCTCAAGGGAAGGATGGGTGCTATCAGGGCCATCCGGTTTACATCAGACGGTCGGTTCATGGCCATGGCTGAGCCAGCCGACTTCGTGCATGTGTTTGACACGAAATCGGACTATGCAGCAGGGCAGGAGATCGACCTGTTTGGTGAAATAGCCGGCATCTCCTTCAGCCCGGATGCAGACGCCTTGTTTGTGGGCGTTTCGGACCGGACATACGGCAGTTTGTTGGAGTTCAATAGGAGAAGTTATGACAGCTACCTTAACTGCATCTTTTAG